The nucleotide window TGTTCTTTGCGGGATCGGTTCCGACAATGGCTTCCTGGGCGATCGGGGAAACGAGCACCACCCGGCAATGGCCCTTGCCGTTGTAGTTGGCGGTGAGCTGGGTATCGAGGTAGGACGCCAGCGCGACCTTGAACTTCTGGAGGCCTTCCTCGCCCTTGAAGGACTCGTTGAATCCCCAGTAGGCGATGATCACATCCGCGCCGAAATCAGCACCGGCCTTGTAGGTGACCTTGGTATTGTCGGGCGGTGTGAAGTCGCCCTTTTTCATGGAGAGGAAGAAGCTGGTTGGTGGCACGTCCTCCGAACGCGGGTGGACGTTGATCTCGTCCCCGTTGAAGCCGAGGTTGCGAATCGTCAAGTCCATGTCGGGGTAAGCCCGGTGGATCAGGGCTTCCAACCAAGCCTGGTGCTGCTGGCGATCGGCGAGTCCGCTGCCGACAATGGCGATGTGATCGCCTTTGTGGAGTTGAAGTGGAGCCTCTTGCGCCCTTGCGACCATGCAAATGGATGGGGCGAGGGCGATTCCAAGGAGAGAATGGGATCGAAAGGTCATGACCGGAATAGAAGGAAGGTGCCGGTGGTCAATTTTCGACAAAATGAAACAAACCGGAAACCGATGGATAATACCGGTCTTAACCCGACCATTCTTGCAGGGATTGGGGGAAATCTGTGAATTAGCCCGAATTTGACCGATTATTCCTTCGCCCGGCTGTCCATGACGATCGTGACCGGGCCGTCGTTGACCAACGCCACTTTCATGTCGGCGCCGAAGATGCCCCGTCCCACGGGTTTGCCGATATGCCCTTCCACCAAGGAGCAAAAGCCCTCGTAGAGCGGCTCGGAAATCTCCGGTCGCGCAGCCCGGATGAAGGAAGGGCGGTTGCCCTTCTTCGTGGAGGCGTGGAGGGTGAACTGGCTGACGACGATCAGATTTCCTCCGCAGTCGATCACCGAGCGGTTCATTTTTCCTTCCTCGTCGCCGAAGATCCGCATGGCCGTGATCTTCGCCGCCAGCCACACGGCGTCCTCTTCGCCATCGCCATCCTCGATTCCCAGCAGCACCAGCAGGCCGGGGCCACAGTGGGAAACGAGGTGACCGTCGACGCGGACGGAAGCTTCGAGGACACGTTGGACGACGGCGCGCATGGTCGTTAGATTGCCTCGCGGTCTCGCGGAAGAAAAGCGAAGCCGTGGATCATTTCCCGACCGACCATGACCATGGGCATCCTCTACCCCGAACCTCTTGTCCAAGGCCGTGTGATTGGCGTGACGGCGACCTCCAGCGGAGTGGAGGCGCCGTCCCACATCCAGCGGCTGGAGTTGATCGAAGCTCAACTGCGGGCGGAAGGCTATGAGGTGATCGAGGGAAAGTGTCTGCGCGGCGATCACAAGCATGTCAGCGGATCGGCGGCGGAACGTGCGGCCGACTTCACGGTTCTCTGGAATGATCCGCAGGTCGCCGTGGTGTTTCCACCATGGGGCGGGGAACTTTTGATTCCGATCCTCACGCACCTCGATTTTGAAGCACTCGCCCGGCATCCGAAGTGGGTGATGGGTTATTCGGATACCTCGACATTGTTGTTCGCACTCACGGTCACTGCGGGGATCGCCACCGCGCATGGCTATGGGTTGCTCGACCTTGTGCGCGATCAGGAATGTGGTGCGTGGGATACGGCGTTTGGTGTGCTCGGCACGGGTGGTGGTTTTGAGTTCACCCAGACCAGCTTTGAACGTCATCAGGTCACCTACATCCCCTACGAGGAACGGGTGGATGCGAAGTTCAACCTCACCGAGCCATCCGCGTGGAAGCGGCTTGGTTGTGCGGAGCCATGCGCGTTATCAGGCCGTCTCATCGGCGGCTGCCTCGATACGGTGGTTCACCTGGTAGGAACGCCCTATGGAGACCTGCCTGCATTCATCGAACGTCACGTGGCGGACGGGGTGATCTTGTTTCTTGAGAACTGCGAGCTGACTCCCTGCCAGGTGGCCCGCTCGCTGTGGCAGATGAGACTGGCGGGTTGGTTCGAGGGGCTTTCGGGCATGATGTTCGGAAGGTCCGCAGCGAGGGACGTGAACGATCCGGAGTCGTTGAGCTACGTGGAGGCCGTGGCGTCGGTGGTCGGCGATCTTTCTATTCCCGTGCTATATGATGCGGACTTCGGGCATCGGCCGCCGCAGATGATTCTGGTGAACGGGGCGGTGGCATCGGTGGAGTGGCGGGATGGAAAGGCGGTCGTGACGCAGCGTTTTATCTGACGCGCGCGTTTTCGGACTCCGTGGATTTCCGGGATTGTCCGCGCGTGCGGGTTTCCTAGCGTCGGCTTGTGTCCGACACCGTCCGTGAATCCCGCTCCCGCATGTTGCCGGTGATGTGGACGATGTGCTTTTTCCTCGGGCTCTCGCCGGGTTTCTGGGGATCGGCGCTGACCAATATCCTGAACGCGAAAGGGCTGGGGGATTGGATCACGCTGGCATTTCTGGTCACTCCCTGTGCGGCGCTCGTTTCACCATTGATTGCGGGAGCTCTCGCGGACCAGAGGATCCGGGCGGAACGATTGCTGGGGATCATCGCGTTGCTCGGGGCGGCACTGCTGCTGGCGGCTTTCTGGACGCTGGAGCATGACTGGAACCCGTGGTGGTTCATCGGGTTTCTCGCGTTACATGCTCTTTTCGCCGGGCCCATGTGGGGACTGGGGACGATGATCGCCCTCACGCATCTGCCGAATGGCGAGCGCCAATTTCCACTGGCCCGCATGGGAGGAACGATCGGCTGGATGGCGGCAGGGCTGGCGACGAGCTATTTGCTGAACGGCGACCGCACGGTGGCCTCAGGGTATGCCTCGGTGATTTCACGCGTGGTGCTGGGTTTGCTGGCGTTCACCCTGCCCGCCACCCGTCCGAGCGCTCCGGGTCGCCGGTCATGGACGAGCTTGTTGGGACTGGAGGCCTTCGGGTTGTTGCGGGAGCGAGATCACTTCGTGTTCTTTTTCACGACGGCGCTGCTGTCGGTGCCGATGTCCGCGTTCTACATGTTCGTGCCACGGCATCTGGAGGCTCTTGGAGACCTGCATGCCTCGGCCACGATGACGCTGGGCCAGTGGTCGGAGGTCGGCGCGATGATCCTGGTGGGGGCGGTGATGGCCCGCTGCCGGGTGAAGACGGTGCTGGTGTGGGCGCTGGGGCTGACGCTGGTGCGGTTCGCCTGCTTCACCGTGGCAGGTGGAACGGGGATCCGCGGCTGGCTGATCGCGGGCGTGTCGCTTCACGGCATCGCCTACACGTTTTACTTCATTACCGCGCAGATCTTCCTGGACCGGCGGGTGCCGCCTGGATTGCGGGGGCAGGCGCAGGGATTGCTCACCTTGGTCTCATCCGGGATCGGGACTCTGACCGGGACGATGTTCGTCGGGTATCTCCACCGCCTTACAGTGGTCGGCGGCGCGGGAGGCTGGCAGGCCTTCTGGGCGGTGTTGACCGTGATCCTGCTGCTGTGCCTGATCCTTTTTGCGGTGCTCTACAAGGGAGCTCCGTCATCGCAGGAACGGAAATCGTGAAAGGCGATCCGCCGCCTTCCTATTGCCCGATCGGCTTTTTCTGGAACTCCTCGTCACGCAGCTTGCGGAGGTATTCGAGATACTTGCGCTGGGCGTCGAGAGTCGGATCGGTGGTATCCTGACCGTATTTTTTCCAAGGGCCGTAAGGCACCTGACCGGCTTCCACGAAGCGCCAATGGACCTTCTGACCGGAGGTGATGCCGAGGTAGTCGCGGACGGACGGGGAAATATCGATGCCGGCGGACTGGTTGGAGGTGTTCTTCGGCGGCTTGTTGCCGAAGACGTATTCCCAATCGTCCGTCACCCACGGGCCGCAATCCTCCCACTGGGCGTAGCAACTCCGGTTGTTGTAGTAGATCTGGAGCCAGCGGCCCTTGCAGACGGTCTTGCCCGGTTCCGGGTTGAGCCGGCCGAACCACGGGATCACCCTGCTCGCTTCCGGCTTGTGGAAGGTCGAACTGATGACGTCGTTGTAGGGCAGGGCGATGTAGAAAGGATTGAGCTTCGGCGAGAAGGATTTCGGCCGGAAATCACCGGTTTTGAAATCCGCGACGCGGCTGCCGGGCTCGGGATCATCGAAGCCGCCGAAATTCGAGGTCCACGCTTGGTCCCAGGAAGACTTGGTGTTGGGCGTGGGATTGTTCTGGGAAGGAAGCTCACCGATCCAGAAGACGGTGGCGGTGACGGACATGCGCCACGGATAGAGCACGCGGGCCGTGGGATCGACAGGGCGTGCGGGCGCGGCGGAGAGATTGCTGGTGGGGATCACCACCCGGGGAGCCGCACCGGAAGCCGCAGTGCCGACGCTGGGCTGGGGGCTGGTAGGCACGATCACCCGGGGTACGCCGCTTGCCGTGGCCGCCGTCTGGGCCTGAGAAAACGAACCCGCTGCGAGCAGCAGCGGGAAGGTCACGGCGAGTGTGGCACGGGTCGTGATCATGCGGAGGGAATGTCCGGACGCCCCCCCGGGGGGCGCCGAATGAAACTGCATTCTCCGGATTTCGGAGGCTGGCGCAAGGCAAAAGCCGACCGTTAGAGGAGCGGTCGGCAGGCCTTGGAGGATCAGCGCTTCCGGCGGAGCAGGCCGACGGAGGCAAGTCCGATCAGGAGAACGGAACTCGGTTCCGGAACCACCGCCCAGGTCACGACGTCCTGGCGGGTGTCGTTGGTGAGGTAGGTGAGGGCCACCGGGGTGTAGGTGTTCACGTTCGCCAGATAGTTGTTGGCGGCGGCGACCACTGCCGGGGAGTCCAGAAGGCGGACATTACCGGAGGAAAGGGAGCCATTGTCACCCATCACGATTTCCCAGATCGCGGCCTGGACGCCTGCGGCATCCACATTCGTCTGGCCGGAGGCGAGGTAGCCACCCACCAGACGCGAAATGGTGTCATACTGGGTCAGCGACAGCGGATTCTGGATGTTGTAAACCAGATTTTCGCCATACGAGAGACCTGCAAGAGGTTCCACGCAGAAGGCTGGGCCGAAATCGAAGTTCAACTGGCCGGCGTTCTGGAGTTCGCCGTGGGCCGGATTGCCGTCAAAAGTGACGTTCACCAGCACTTGGGGGTTCGCATCAATCAGATGCGCCTGAAGCGTTTGGGCGTTTACCCGGCCTGAAACCAAGGCCAAGGCGATCGCTGCCACGCCAAGTAGCAGTTTCGTTTTCATGTGGGGGGAGGCTCGTAGTGAAGCGTTAGAGAGCACCCCGCATCAAGCCCAACCGCCGGATCGGGCAATTTGCCCGATTGTGCAATTCTGTAACTATCTCATAATGAGTTATTTAAATTGGGTCAAAAATTGGTGTGTATCCAATCCATCATAACTCGATGATATTTAATGCTTCCTTATCATCATGCAAAACCACGGGTAAAACTCCGTAGATCCTGTCCCAACTATCAGGTTTTTAGAACTTCCGCAGGATCGTATCGCGCTTCAACCGCTCGACCGCCTGGGGGTGATCGAGGGTGAAGTGAAGGCCACGGGATTCCTTGCGGCGAATGGCGCAGTCCACGATCAGAGCGGCGACGGTCACGAGGTTCCGGAGTTCAAGGATATCCGCATTGACGCGGTGGCCCCAGTAGAACTCGCGGACCTCTTTCTTGAGGTTCCGCAAGCGAGTGGCGGCGCGACGGAGGCGGTTCTCGGTGCGGACGATGGAAACGTAGTCCCACATCAGGCGGCGGATCTCGTCCCAGTTGTGGTAGA belongs to Luteolibacter ambystomatis and includes:
- a CDS encoding S66 family peptidase — encoded protein: MTMGILYPEPLVQGRVIGVTATSSGVEAPSHIQRLELIEAQLRAEGYEVIEGKCLRGDHKHVSGSAAERAADFTVLWNDPQVAVVFPPWGGELLIPILTHLDFEALARHPKWVMGYSDTSTLLFALTVTAGIATAHGYGLLDLVRDQECGAWDTAFGVLGTGGGFEFTQTSFERHQVTYIPYEERVDAKFNLTEPSAWKRLGCAEPCALSGRLIGGCLDTVVHLVGTPYGDLPAFIERHVADGVILFLENCELTPCQVARSLWQMRLAGWFEGLSGMMFGRSAARDVNDPESLSYVEAVASVVGDLSIPVLYDADFGHRPPQMILVNGAVASVEWRDGKAVVTQRFI
- a CDS encoding MFS transporter, with the translated sequence MSDTVRESRSRMLPVMWTMCFFLGLSPGFWGSALTNILNAKGLGDWITLAFLVTPCAALVSPLIAGALADQRIRAERLLGIIALLGAALLLAAFWTLEHDWNPWWFIGFLALHALFAGPMWGLGTMIALTHLPNGERQFPLARMGGTIGWMAAGLATSYLLNGDRTVASGYASVISRVVLGLLAFTLPATRPSAPGRRSWTSLLGLEAFGLLRERDHFVFFFTTALLSVPMSAFYMFVPRHLEALGDLHASATMTLGQWSEVGAMILVGAVMARCRVKTVLVWALGLTLVRFACFTVAGGTGIRGWLIAGVSLHGIAYTFYFITAQIFLDRRVPPGLRGQAQGLLTLVSSGIGTLTGTMFVGYLHRLTVVGGAGGWQAFWAVLTVILLLCLILFAVLYKGAPSSQERKS
- the dtd gene encoding D-aminoacyl-tRNA deacylase is translated as MRAVVQRVLEASVRVDGHLVSHCGPGLLVLLGIEDGDGEEDAVWLAAKITAMRIFGDEEGKMNRSVIDCGGNLIVVSQFTLHASTKKGNRPSFIRAARPEISEPLYEGFCSLVEGHIGKPVGRGIFGADMKVALVNDGPVTIVMDSRAKE
- a CDS encoding PEP-CTERM sorting domain-containing protein, which produces MKTKLLLGVAAIALALVSGRVNAQTLQAHLIDANPQVLVNVTFDGNPAHGELQNAGQLNFDFGPAFCVEPLAGLSYGENLVYNIQNPLSLTQYDTISRLVGGYLASGQTNVDAAGVQAAIWEIVMGDNGSLSSGNVRLLDSPAVVAAANNYLANVNTYTPVALTYLTNDTRQDVVTWAVVPEPSSVLLIGLASVGLLRRKR